One window of the Oceanispirochaeta sp. M1 genome contains the following:
- a CDS encoding FecR family protein, which yields MRSLIKDIFLSIFLLSIFAGAGYLFYEDLHGEIGNEGGEVIGEITFIENGAQRKFSGRAVWGELETSAPVYNYDSLRTIDNAGAIIKLIDGTEITLASNTYIVLEWGEEARSIEFLGGNISAAASGSDSDLQIKSEDTVIALNRASVTLNKQDGEDINLSVDEGTIDITKDGKTTNIEENYRASISDEIIVEQEAVKLKYPSNNRLIVTTSAAVPMEFSWESILPLNNPRLEIGEYKDFFRFTDYELGRNTELYSMNSIPGTYYWRISGEFTDGTEYHSPPNRVVIIRDNAPDQQVPYVDEVFEYRNTAPDLAFSWEASTLANGSRLQIATDNGFNSLVSNTSGPNNFSTISSLTEGSYFWRVIPQYTAADLVAYSSPEVRRFFIEKNDSQDPAQLILPLADETVNPLKVKEGLRFSWKADREIGTYHILISKDREMNAPLTDQWLSRNSYLMEDLPPQGDYYWMIEGLDRENKAVPPSEFRKFTVMEAVLSIDPVKPAAESLSIVESFDNIHFAWESTLDGPYKVEVFRKSGGGLPLVTQVTNSTSINIVLPGAGEYYWQVTVLDENENIVLLSSQTDFEMVQRLSPPRITGPNETEVLSLLGSTPLDIRWQPVAGASYYTADLIPGNAAYPSMERESSAETGWSIIEKRNLRAGGYTLHVQAHTPLDGGITNSSRSAIRSFNLDQVQDYGAPRLTYPANEQSISRLNIIDNKPSFRWVQTPPLARQRIRLSKDPNFSTLILDEELRTLNRAIPDLDQGSYYLQLMAKDEKGNKSPDSTIYSFSVSPVPPLPGVQSFEPLAEQIIDMETRDDLKFSWSSIPKTTYYRVALYPEASAKAIFKEEKWSRTQYNFTKLEDLNIGRFRFEVQAVREMDGKIFQESSVLGVPFELTLPEIAEIPDILSPELQYAR from the coding sequence ATGAGATCATTGATTAAAGACATCTTTCTCAGTATTTTCCTCCTCTCTATTTTCGCCGGGGCCGGTTATTTGTTCTACGAAGACCTCCATGGCGAGATAGGCAATGAGGGTGGAGAGGTGATCGGAGAGATCACCTTTATTGAAAACGGAGCTCAGAGAAAGTTTTCGGGACGCGCCGTCTGGGGTGAGCTTGAGACCAGTGCTCCTGTTTATAACTATGACAGCCTGAGAACAATTGATAATGCCGGTGCCATAATAAAACTGATTGACGGCACAGAAATAACTCTGGCGTCAAACACTTATATTGTTCTTGAGTGGGGAGAAGAAGCCAGAAGCATTGAATTTCTGGGCGGAAATATCTCTGCAGCCGCAAGCGGTAGTGATTCGGACCTCCAGATTAAATCCGAAGATACAGTTATTGCCCTGAATCGAGCCAGTGTAACCCTGAACAAACAGGATGGAGAAGATATCAATCTCTCTGTTGATGAAGGTACTATCGATATTACCAAAGATGGTAAGACAACTAATATAGAAGAGAACTACAGAGCCAGCATCAGTGATGAAATCATAGTGGAACAGGAAGCGGTTAAACTTAAATATCCCTCCAACAACCGTCTTATAGTCACGACATCGGCAGCGGTCCCCATGGAATTCTCATGGGAATCCATTCTACCTCTGAATAATCCCCGTCTTGAGATTGGAGAATACAAGGATTTTTTCAGATTTACAGATTATGAACTGGGACGAAACACCGAGCTCTATTCCATGAACTCCATTCCCGGAACCTATTACTGGCGGATCAGCGGAGAGTTTACTGACGGTACCGAGTATCACAGCCCTCCCAACCGGGTTGTAATTATCAGAGACAATGCTCCCGACCAGCAGGTTCCCTATGTGGATGAGGTTTTTGAATACCGCAACACAGCCCCTGACCTGGCCTTCTCATGGGAAGCATCAACCCTGGCCAACGGCTCCCGGCTGCAGATCGCCACAGACAACGGATTCAACAGCCTTGTGAGCAATACATCTGGTCCGAATAATTTCAGCACCATCAGCAGCCTGACGGAGGGGAGCTACTTCTGGAGGGTCATTCCCCAATATACCGCTGCCGATCTGGTAGCCTATTCAAGCCCGGAAGTCAGGCGATTCTTTATTGAAAAGAATGATAGTCAGGATCCGGCACAGCTGATTCTTCCCCTTGCGGATGAAACGGTTAATCCTCTTAAAGTCAAAGAGGGACTCAGATTCAGCTGGAAGGCGGACAGGGAGATCGGTACTTATCATATCCTTATCTCAAAAGACAGGGAGATGAATGCCCCACTCACGGACCAATGGCTCAGCAGAAACTCCTATCTGATGGAGGATCTTCCCCCTCAGGGAGACTACTACTGGATGATTGAAGGACTGGACCGGGAGAATAAAGCCGTTCCTCCTTCTGAATTCAGGAAGTTTACGGTTATGGAAGCAGTACTTTCCATCGATCCTGTCAAACCCGCAGCCGAAAGCCTCAGCATTGTTGAGAGCTTTGATAATATCCACTTCGCCTGGGAAAGTACTCTGGACGGCCCCTATAAAGTGGAAGTTTTTAGAAAAAGCGGCGGAGGTCTGCCCCTCGTAACACAGGTTACCAATTCAACATCCATAAATATTGTTCTGCCGGGTGCCGGAGAGTATTACTGGCAGGTAACTGTTCTGGATGAAAATGAAAATATAGTCCTGTTAAGCAGTCAGACTGATTTTGAAATGGTTCAGAGGCTGAGTCCTCCTCGTATCACAGGCCCGAATGAGACTGAAGTACTCTCTCTCCTTGGTTCTACTCCTCTTGATATCCGATGGCAGCCTGTAGCCGGCGCATCCTACTATACGGCAGATCTGATTCCCGGAAATGCTGCCTACCCCTCCATGGAACGGGAATCCTCAGCTGAAACCGGGTGGAGTATTATAGAGAAGCGGAATCTGCGTGCCGGAGGATATACCCTTCATGTCCAGGCTCATACCCCTCTCGATGGCGGAATTACAAACAGCAGCCGGAGTGCCATCCGTTCATTCAACCTGGACCAGGTCCAGGATTACGGAGCTCCCCGCCTGACCTATCCGGCCAACGAACAGAGTATCTCCCGTCTGAATATAATAGACAACAAACCCTCTTTCAGATGGGTACAGACTCCCCCATTGGCCAGACAGAGAATAAGGCTCTCTAAAGATCCTAACTTCAGCACACTCATACTGGATGAAGAACTGAGAACTCTCAACAGAGCCATCCCGGATCTGGATCAGGGAAGCTATTATCTGCAGCTTATGGCAAAAGATGAGAAGGGCAATAAATCACCTGACTCCACAATCTACTCCTTTTCCGTCAGCCCAGTACCTCCCCTGCCCGGAGTACAGAGTTTTGAACCCCTGGCTGAACAGATTATTGACATGGAGACAAGGGATGATCTGAAATTCAGCTGGTCATCCATCCCCAAGACTACATATTACAGAGTAGCTCTTTATCCGGAAGCTTCGGCAAAAGCCATATTCAAGGAAGAAAAATGGAGCAGAACGCAGTATAATTTTACTAAGCTGGAAGATCTGAATATCGGGCGGTTCCGCTTTGAAGTTCAGGCCGTGAGAGAGATGGATGGAAAGATTTTCCAGGAAAGTTCTGTTCTCGGCGTCCCTTTTGAACTGACACTTCCGGAGATAGCGGAGATACCTGATATACTTTCACCGGAGCTGCAGTATGCGCGTTAA
- a CDS encoding adenylate/guanylate cyclase domain-containing protein codes for MPQNLLPYFKKNLKNLETLISQTESMIRQSATQRGRTGSGLIHAFSELHYLAGFLNLISLSRLSFLGGLYLTSKASGSRRLSGREKSLLLTLMKQIRQIYDSITMAEDYGSFITPSQVMIYPSVERINEESLKWIIKRFAREGVSLPARFPLRAVSMERTRTGDWDLKVPDPVFHQAGRGEYLSIAYIDLAKWENPLSLVDSLRTWKQEGSLQFHGPLELPLEEEADAPTLPYYFIIKSRVEPERFWEKNRIPVRLLSTLSGPDQKIKLVRNAEPDDKKLDFDPEETKNLEDQTLFFDPESVAESEFPVAEKKITHPEEEDLDQLDEENSEFNRRGKAEPGTTIKYPIGIKMSIITSLIIIIALTGMIMLATYFFLQDSQVRVEESNLKISETIAAQVEESLLAIGNSASLLLLGVGDEDSVSQRNFKSYYFRSERNILFAGITEEGRLFYNESLLAELDVSESFIQGVIDDHSEQIRLAKGGTASVFNVSTYFGIPVLGITIPYKQEQGIKTLFILTDIRDNLQKAVQSRGITSTFIVDSTGNLIAHPDKTIVTSGVNLGDLTIVKELFSSAVNTGQIRYEQEDKEVFFGSYKKISFGRLGVITTVPEELAFEAIYRIQRRNILLMIMFVALAILIIYYYSKSLSGPIRKLVGATQAIEAGNYTLDLKPKSQDEVGVLTRAFLNMGMGLEEKERIKDAFGRFVNKEVAELAEKGEIQLGGEIKNATIFFSDIRSFTAISEQLTPEEVVIFLNEYMTLMVDCVNQTKGAVDKYIGDAIMAIWGAPISHGNDAENAVNGALLMRTALRKFNQDRGGDRKPIIKIGCGLNSGEVLAGQIGSNYRMEYTVIGDAVNLASRIEALNKPMGSDVLISQGTADIVEGIFDLVPMNKIMVKGKSEPQQIYAVLGRMDNPDRPRSMKELREKVGITGDFDNIADVNMEKEEVKYEIID; via the coding sequence ATGCCTCAGAATTTGTTACCCTATTTCAAGAAGAACCTGAAAAATCTGGAGACTCTGATTTCCCAGACGGAATCTATGATCCGGCAGTCAGCCACACAGCGCGGCAGAACCGGCAGCGGGCTGATCCACGCATTCTCCGAACTCCACTACCTTGCAGGTTTTTTAAACCTGATAAGCCTCAGCCGACTGAGTTTTCTGGGCGGATTATACCTGACCAGCAAGGCTTCCGGTTCAAGACGCCTGTCAGGAAGAGAAAAGTCTCTTCTTCTGACACTCATGAAACAGATCCGTCAAATCTATGACAGCATCACTATGGCAGAAGACTATGGAAGCTTCATAACTCCTTCCCAGGTAATGATATATCCATCTGTCGAAAGAATAAATGAAGAATCTCTAAAATGGATAATCAAGCGTTTTGCCAGAGAGGGTGTCAGCCTTCCTGCACGTTTCCCCCTCCGGGCAGTATCCATGGAACGTACCCGGACAGGTGACTGGGATCTGAAGGTTCCGGACCCCGTCTTTCATCAGGCAGGCAGGGGAGAATACCTCTCAATCGCCTATATAGATTTAGCAAAATGGGAAAATCCCCTATCCCTTGTCGACAGCCTGAGAACCTGGAAACAGGAGGGAAGTCTTCAGTTTCACGGGCCTCTGGAACTCCCTTTGGAGGAAGAAGCCGATGCACCGACTCTTCCCTATTATTTTATAATCAAAAGCAGGGTTGAACCGGAACGGTTCTGGGAGAAAAACAGGATTCCTGTTCGACTTCTCTCCACTCTTTCCGGCCCTGATCAGAAGATAAAACTGGTTCGAAATGCCGAACCTGACGATAAAAAACTGGATTTTGACCCTGAAGAAACAAAAAATCTGGAAGATCAGACACTCTTTTTTGATCCTGAATCTGTTGCAGAAAGCGAATTTCCTGTAGCAGAAAAAAAGATAACTCATCCTGAAGAGGAAGATCTGGATCAGCTGGATGAAGAGAACTCCGAATTTAATCGCAGGGGCAAGGCTGAACCGGGAACAACCATCAAATATCCCATCGGGATAAAGATGAGTATTATTACCTCACTGATCATTATAATTGCCCTCACAGGTATGATCATGCTGGCTACCTATTTCTTTCTTCAGGACAGTCAGGTCAGAGTGGAAGAGAGTAACCTTAAGATATCTGAGACAATCGCGGCACAGGTTGAAGAGAGTCTTCTGGCTATCGGCAACAGCGCCTCACTCCTTCTTCTGGGAGTAGGAGACGAGGATTCTGTCAGTCAGAGGAACTTTAAAAGCTACTATTTCAGAAGTGAAAGAAATATCCTCTTTGCCGGAATAACCGAAGAAGGCCGGCTCTTCTACAATGAAAGCCTTCTGGCGGAACTGGATGTATCTGAATCCTTTATTCAGGGAGTCATAGACGACCACAGTGAACAGATCCGTCTTGCTAAGGGCGGAACTGCCTCAGTATTCAACGTATCCACCTACTTCGGCATACCCGTTTTGGGAATCACAATTCCCTACAAACAGGAACAGGGAATTAAAACCCTCTTTATACTGACGGATATAAGGGACAACCTTCAGAAAGCCGTACAGTCCAGAGGAATCACAAGCACTTTCATAGTAGATTCCACAGGAAACCTGATAGCTCATCCTGATAAGACTATTGTCACATCGGGAGTGAACCTGGGAGACCTGACCATTGTAAAAGAACTCTTCTCTTCGGCTGTAAACACAGGACAGATCCGCTATGAGCAGGAAGATAAAGAGGTCTTTTTCGGATCGTACAAAAAAATCAGCTTTGGACGCCTGGGTGTTATTACAACGGTACCCGAGGAACTTGCCTTTGAAGCTATATACAGAATTCAGCGGCGGAACATACTTCTGATGATCATGTTTGTAGCCCTGGCTATTCTGATCATCTACTACTACTCAAAATCCCTTTCCGGTCCCATCAGGAAACTTGTGGGTGCAACACAGGCCATTGAAGCGGGGAATTACACACTGGATCTCAAACCCAAGAGCCAGGACGAAGTGGGAGTTTTGACCAGAGCCTTCCTCAACATGGGAATGGGTCTGGAAGAGAAAGAAAGAATCAAAGATGCCTTTGGACGCTTTGTAAACAAAGAGGTAGCCGAACTTGCCGAAAAGGGAGAGATTCAGCTCGGAGGTGAGATCAAGAATGCCACTATATTCTTCTCGGATATCCGCTCCTTTACGGCAATATCTGAACAGCTGACTCCTGAAGAGGTTGTAATCTTCCTCAATGAATATATGACCCTTATGGTAGACTGTGTGAATCAGACGAAGGGTGCTGTAGATAAGTATATAGGTGACGCAATCATGGCCATCTGGGGTGCTCCCATCTCCCACGGAAACGATGCGGAAAATGCCGTAAACGGTGCACTTCTCATGCGTACAGCTCTTAGAAAGTTTAACCAGGACCGCGGCGGAGACCGTAAACCAATTATCAAGATCGGATGCGGACTGAACAGCGGTGAAGTTCTGGCTGGACAGATAGGGTCAAACTACCGGATGGAATACACGGTTATCGGAGATGCTGTAAACCTTGCATCCCGTATCGAAGCTTTGAATAAGCCCATGGGCTCGGATGTACTGATTTCACAGGGTACTGCGGATATCGTAGAGGGTATTTTCGATCTGGTTCCCATGAATAAAATCATGGTTAAAGGAAAATCCGAACCCCAGCAGATCTATGCGGTGCTGGGACGAATGGATAATCCGGACAGACCAAGATCCATGAAGGAACTGAGAGAGAAGGTCGGCATAACAGGCGACTTTGACAATATTGCTGATGTAAACATGGAGAAAGAAGAAGTCAAATATGAGATCATTGATTAA
- a CDS encoding chitobiase/beta-hexosaminidase C-terminal domain-containing protein, giving the protein MPRQNNTFIRAAAVLLILSFFISCSERYPFFIQLPEFVESEPGDDRPGKMLSIVCVDENAVIRYTIDDSTPSEIHGLIYEEPLYLAANTVHIQAVAVRVGYPAGPLVEYYYDPQD; this is encoded by the coding sequence GTGCCAAGACAGAACAATACATTTATAAGAGCGGCAGCCGTTCTGTTAATATTGTCATTTTTCATTTCCTGCTCCGAGCGCTATCCTTTTTTTATACAGCTTCCGGAATTTGTAGAATCTGAACCGGGAGATGATAGGCCGGGAAAAATGCTGAGTATTGTCTGTGTAGATGAAAATGCAGTCATCCGTTATACAATTGATGATTCAACACCCAGTGAAATCCATGGACTAATATATGAAGAACCTCTCTATCTGGCAGCAAATACGGTCCATATTCAGGCAGTCGCCGTACGTGTCGGTTACCCCGCGGGACCTCTTGTGGAGTATTATTATGACCCCCAGGATTAG